In Halorubrum sp. PV6, a single window of DNA contains:
- a CDS encoding ABC transporter permease, with product MLFGLILTFSFTTDRFLTEANLLDNVAKNAVTLLLVALAGTFPILQQSIDLSVESMVLLTGVVTVVLISEFGLGLLAIPLAIGVGMLAGLFNGIIFTKLKVPSFLVTLGTLSVMAGVGKIITGGSTITFRNPAIRTISNGEVFGIPNLVLWGLLIYLGTIVLAFRTKFGRYCFALGENERVVELAGAKVDRYKIYPFVLSGLLCGTAGVLLTLRISSASPNIGSGLMLPSIAAIVMGGTALTGGVGGPHRTILGVLVIAVLNNGMNLLGIDSFVQEIILGLVVVGAVALSIDREKIDVVK from the coding sequence ATGCTGTTCGGGCTGATACTCACGTTCTCGTTCACCACGGACCGCTTCCTGACGGAGGCGAACCTGCTCGACAACGTCGCGAAAAACGCCGTCACGCTCCTGTTGGTCGCGCTCGCGGGGACCTTCCCCATCCTCCAGCAGAGCATCGACCTCTCCGTCGAGTCGATGGTACTCTTGACGGGCGTCGTGACCGTCGTCCTGATCTCGGAGTTCGGCTTAGGCCTCTTGGCCATCCCGCTCGCCATCGGTGTCGGGATGCTCGCCGGGCTGTTCAACGGCATCATCTTCACGAAACTCAAGGTGCCCTCGTTCCTCGTCACGCTCGGGACGCTCTCGGTGATGGCCGGGGTCGGGAAGATCATCACCGGCGGGTCGACCATCACGTTCCGGAATCCCGCCATCCGGACCATCTCGAACGGCGAAGTCTTCGGGATTCCCAACCTCGTGCTCTGGGGGCTGCTCATCTACCTCGGCACCATCGTCCTCGCGTTCCGGACGAAGTTCGGGCGGTACTGCTTCGCGCTGGGCGAGAACGAGCGCGTCGTCGAACTCGCCGGCGCGAAGGTCGACCGCTACAAGATCTACCCGTTCGTGCTGTCGGGGCTGCTCTGCGGGACCGCCGGCGTGCTGTTGACGCTGCGGATCTCCTCGGCGTCGCCGAACATCGGGAGCGGGCTCATGCTCCCCAGCATCGCCGCCATCGTCATGGGCGGGACGGCGCTGACCGGCGGCGTCGGCGGCCCGCACCGAACCATCTTGGGCGTGCTCGTCATCGCGGTGCTGAACAACGGGATGAACCTGCTCGGCATCGACTCGTTCGTCCAAGAGATCATCCTGGGACTCGTCGTTGTCGGCGCGGTGGCCCTGTCGATCGACCGCGAGAAGATCGACGTGGTGAAGTAA